The following are encoded in a window of Rubellicoccus peritrichatus genomic DNA:
- a CDS encoding GNAT family N-acetyltransferase yields the protein MSSGLEVKVAFGPEIGQFADDLARLRISVFREFPYLYDGSIEYERGYIQRYIDSPECAFVLVLDQNKVVGASTAQPMIHEIDEFKKPFIDQGYHLDEVFYLAESVLLPEYRGRGLGHRFFDEREKFANSLRSFKWITFCAVDRPYDHPLRPSQYHPHDIFWGKRGYVKHPELKAFLPWQEIGEEGESLKSLTFWLKSMQ from the coding sequence ATGAGTTCAGGATTGGAAGTTAAAGTAGCATTTGGGCCGGAAATAGGGCAATTTGCAGATGACCTTGCTCGTTTGAGAATCTCGGTCTTTCGTGAATTTCCGTATCTGTACGACGGTTCTATTGAATATGAGCGAGGATACATTCAACGCTATATTGATTCACCTGAGTGCGCTTTCGTTTTAGTCCTGGATCAGAACAAAGTCGTCGGTGCCTCAACCGCTCAACCGATGATCCATGAAATTGATGAGTTCAAAAAGCCATTTATCGATCAGGGATACCATTTGGATGAAGTCTTCTACTTGGCCGAATCAGTCTTGCTACCCGAATATCGCGGACGTGGTTTGGGACATCGCTTTTTTGATGAGCGTGAAAAATTTGCCAACTCTCTAAGGTCTTTCAAATGGATAACATTTTGTGCTGTTGACCGGCCCTACGACCATCCATTGCGACCAAGCCAGTATCACCCACATGACATTTTTTGGGGCAAACGTGGATATGTAAAACATCCTGAGCTCAAGGCATTTTTGCCTTGGCAGGAAATTGGAGAAGAGGGCGAAAGTCTTAAATCACTTACGTTCTGGCTCAAGAGTATGCAATAA
- a CDS encoding 3'(2'),5'-bisphosphate nucleotidase, with the protein MLTDSERQAAIDAVILASKLCQNVRSKLDQGASKEKEDRSPVTIADFGAQAVVLNALAKVSPDVPAVGEEDASDLRGDANAALRERVVSEVQALVPELTESTVLEAIDRGNHSGGASGRFWTLDPIDGTKGFLRNDQYAVALALIEDGEVTFGVLGCPHLPIDWKNPDAGRGCFMVAEKGKGCKQLDSEGKSLGKVQVDQVTDPTKASFCESVESGHTKHGWAAAVAEKLGITTESVRMDSQCKYTAIARGDASIYLRLPTRPGYEEKIWDHAAGVLCVTEAGGNVTDITGAALDFSIGRTLKDNRGVIATNGPIHDAVVTAVQAAQE; encoded by the coding sequence ATGCTAACGGATTCAGAACGTCAGGCTGCAATTGACGCAGTCATTCTTGCTTCAAAACTCTGCCAAAACGTGAGGTCGAAACTCGATCAGGGGGCCTCTAAGGAAAAAGAAGATCGCTCGCCCGTCACGATTGCTGACTTCGGTGCGCAGGCTGTTGTTTTGAATGCGCTGGCAAAAGTCTCTCCTGATGTTCCGGCTGTGGGCGAAGAAGACGCATCAGATTTGCGTGGTGATGCGAACGCTGCACTTCGTGAGCGGGTTGTCAGTGAGGTTCAAGCTCTGGTCCCTGAATTGACTGAAAGTACGGTTCTTGAGGCCATTGATCGTGGCAATCATTCAGGAGGAGCGTCTGGTCGCTTTTGGACGTTGGATCCGATCGATGGCACCAAAGGCTTTTTGCGTAACGATCAATATGCTGTTGCCCTTGCTTTGATAGAGGATGGCGAAGTCACCTTTGGCGTTCTGGGATGTCCACATCTCCCAATTGACTGGAAGAACCCTGATGCTGGTCGCGGCTGTTTTATGGTTGCTGAAAAAGGTAAGGGTTGTAAGCAGCTTGACTCAGAGGGAAAGAGCCTCGGGAAAGTACAGGTTGATCAAGTAACTGATCCCACCAAAGCGTCTTTTTGTGAATCAGTGGAAAGTGGTCACACCAAGCATGGCTGGGCTGCAGCTGTGGCAGAGAAGCTTGGGATTACGACTGAATCGGTCCGCATGGACAGTCAGTGCAAATACACCGCAATCGCTCGTGGCGATGCTTCTATTTATCTTCGTTTACCGACTCGACCAGGCTATGAAGAGAAAATCTGGGACCATGCGGCAGGTGTGTTGTGTGTGACTGAAGCTGGTGGCAATGTGACGGACATCACTGGCGCAGCTCTGGATTTCTCAATTGGGCGAACTTTGAAAGATAATCGCGGTGTCATTGCAACGAATGGACCAATTCACGATGCTGTCGTTACTGCGGTTCAGGCCGCTCAGGAATGA
- a CDS encoding prepilin-type N-terminal cleavage/methylation domain-containing protein: MKDFTTTKLTSGFSLLEIMVTVAIIGMLATLAVPAIREATQNAQVMRTVSDMRQYSSAISTYNLANGEYPEDKTPGEMPEGMEEIMPPQWLAAAPVGGSWDWDYEQFGTKAAVSIYADNALTPKTIYSWYRIDKTLDDGFLGAGLVRIRPGGLMFVIDEGSGGGSIFGSNGTGG; the protein is encoded by the coding sequence ATGAAGGATTTCACCACTACCAAACTTACTTCTGGTTTCTCACTTTTGGAAATCATGGTCACAGTTGCAATCATTGGCATGCTCGCGACCTTGGCCGTTCCCGCGATTCGCGAGGCCACTCAAAATGCGCAGGTCATGCGTACCGTTTCCGATATGCGCCAATATAGTTCTGCCATATCGACATACAATTTAGCGAATGGAGAATACCCGGAAGACAAGACACCCGGGGAAATGCCTGAAGGCATGGAAGAGATCATGCCACCACAATGGCTGGCAGCTGCGCCGGTTGGAGGTTCATGGGACTGGGACTACGAACAGTTTGGGACCAAAGCTGCCGTATCCATCTACGCAGATAACGCACTCACTCCTAAAACTATCTACTCCTGGTACCGCATTGATAAGACTTTGGATGACGGATTCCTTGGCGCCGGTCTTGTTCGCATCAGACCTGGCGGGCTCATGTTTGTCATTGATGAGGGATCTGGCGGTGGCAGTATCTTTGGTTCCAATGGCACTGGCGGCTAA
- a CDS encoding TonB-dependent receptor, with protein sequence MYRNFRLNVIVATLLGVSPLCAQKIDDIVELEPFVVTASRFDELAENIPVNLDLITAETIEKSGATDLVEVLEKEAGVFFRSTSGNASDAEIDLRGFGENSGVRTLVLVDGVKLNRPDIGALNWLQIPLSEIESVEVLRGTQTALYGNNATGGVVKITTKRGLKNPGGTLTGIVGNYGLANIRGGYSGNNGAFTASVNAEYNQLNGYRDNSRYVAKSGSMNLGYNISEKLSIRGSFAYIDTASLLPGGLTLAQAQNTPRQSFASPETSFSNEQIWRLDGVIDYALDDQDRLELTAGYNRRDLSWNLEGPGADNLIQTVTVSPKQIIERNQWKLVYGLDYIHDSLDFDIFQNNRTINSGNGSLTRDSIGGYGQVQYEIDKQWIASAGLRLEGTFLNGQNTDLQPPIDNFDANKNDFGTAFDLGLVYKVSDELRIWSRFDRLYRYPATDEIAAYQGFPLSQPFNFDLDPETGYNVEVGLDWERSGFFGSANLFAMWLDGEIGFDFVQNLNLNIGDTRRLGVDLSFGYRSQLWSLRADYSFIDANYTGGFLSGQPIWLVPRQRFSLRGEINPTKELSFVARYSYTAEQLQGNDITNTLPRIPSFQLVDLLARYEIRDWLDVFVGVDNVFDENYFSVAFVGTYYPASGRTYKGGLTARF encoded by the coding sequence TTGTATAGAAATTTCCGTCTCAACGTCATCGTGGCGACACTCCTCGGGGTGTCGCCACTTTGCGCACAAAAGATCGACGATATCGTCGAACTTGAACCTTTTGTTGTCACTGCCAGTCGTTTCGATGAGCTAGCTGAGAACATTCCAGTCAACCTCGATCTAATCACTGCCGAGACAATCGAGAAATCCGGTGCGACTGACCTCGTCGAAGTTCTTGAAAAAGAAGCCGGAGTCTTCTTCCGTTCCACTTCTGGAAATGCTTCCGATGCGGAAATCGACCTGCGCGGTTTCGGAGAAAACAGCGGTGTAAGAACGCTCGTCCTCGTCGATGGTGTCAAACTGAATCGCCCCGACATCGGTGCACTCAACTGGCTGCAGATTCCGCTTTCAGAGATCGAGTCCGTCGAAGTCCTGCGCGGTACCCAAACAGCACTCTACGGCAATAATGCCACTGGCGGCGTAGTGAAAATCACAACGAAACGCGGGCTGAAGAATCCAGGAGGCACTCTAACCGGAATCGTCGGCAATTACGGACTCGCTAACATCCGAGGTGGCTATTCCGGAAATAATGGAGCCTTTACCGCCTCAGTCAACGCAGAGTATAATCAACTCAACGGCTACCGGGACAACTCACGCTATGTTGCTAAATCAGGCAGCATGAATCTGGGATACAACATCAGCGAGAAGCTTTCGATTAGAGGCTCATTTGCCTACATCGATACTGCTAGTCTGCTTCCAGGTGGACTCACTCTGGCTCAAGCCCAGAACACCCCACGACAGTCCTTTGCCTCACCGGAAACCTCGTTTTCCAATGAACAAATCTGGCGACTCGATGGCGTGATCGACTACGCTCTGGACGATCAAGATCGCCTTGAACTCACCGCAGGCTACAATCGACGCGACCTTTCCTGGAACCTTGAAGGCCCCGGAGCCGACAACCTGATTCAAACGGTAACCGTATCACCGAAACAAATTATCGAACGTAACCAATGGAAACTCGTCTACGGTCTTGATTACATTCATGACAGTCTCGACTTTGACATTTTCCAAAACAATCGGACGATCAACTCAGGCAACGGCAGCCTGACAAGAGATTCCATCGGCGGCTACGGACAGGTCCAATATGAAATCGATAAACAATGGATCGCCTCGGCTGGCCTGCGGCTTGAGGGAACTTTTCTCAATGGGCAAAACACGGACCTTCAACCACCGATTGATAACTTCGATGCGAACAAGAATGACTTTGGGACAGCGTTCGATCTAGGTCTGGTCTATAAAGTCTCGGATGAGCTTCGCATTTGGAGTCGCTTCGATCGGCTGTACCGCTACCCTGCTACAGATGAGATCGCTGCCTACCAGGGCTTTCCACTAAGCCAGCCCTTCAACTTCGATCTCGATCCGGAGACGGGTTACAACGTTGAAGTCGGTCTCGACTGGGAGCGAAGTGGTTTCTTTGGATCGGCCAATCTCTTTGCCATGTGGCTCGATGGTGAGATCGGTTTTGATTTTGTACAAAACCTTAACCTCAATATCGGCGATACGCGCCGACTTGGCGTCGATCTCTCATTTGGTTACCGCAGCCAACTCTGGAGCCTGCGAGCGGATTACTCCTTTATCGATGCAAACTACACAGGGGGCTTTTTAAGTGGCCAGCCCATATGGCTCGTGCCCCGGCAGCGTTTTTCTCTCCGCGGAGAAATCAATCCAACAAAAGAACTCTCCTTTGTAGCCCGATACAGTTATACCGCCGAACAGCTTCAGGGTAATGACATCACCAATACTCTGCCCCGTATTCCCTCATTCCAACTGGTCGACCTGCTGGCGCGCTATGAGATACGCGACTGGCTGGACGTTTTTGTCGGTGTCGATAATGTCTTCGATGAGAATTACTTCTCAGTCGCCTTCGTAGGGACCTATTACCC
- the surE gene encoding 5'/3'-nucleotidase SurE, with translation MADNRPHALVTNDDGIDSFFLRVLVEALAERFQVTVAAPMGEQSWIGRAMSRNKDVHMAEYEDFPCRAYALDGTPSDCINIALGHLVSEQPVDLVCSGINIGFNACTPIVLSSGTIAGAIEGAGWGIPSLAFSHHVAEEDYDFLRKNHGKASGTLEESLRASSAHAVAFAGELLGQPVPRPIVHNYNFPMGTKSDTMVERTEPLPISLMKLFERDTAATFRFRYPDGVELPREGNYDMPCLLRGNISYSILDLNRIGEIS, from the coding sequence ATGGCAGATAATAGACCACATGCTTTGGTAACGAATGATGACGGGATTGACTCGTTTTTTTTGCGTGTTCTGGTGGAGGCGCTGGCTGAGCGCTTTCAAGTCACCGTTGCTGCACCAATGGGAGAACAGAGTTGGATTGGTCGAGCTATGAGCCGCAATAAGGATGTTCATATGGCTGAGTATGAAGATTTTCCCTGCCGAGCTTATGCGTTGGATGGAACACCGAGTGATTGCATTAACATCGCGCTTGGACATCTAGTTAGTGAGCAGCCGGTCGATTTGGTCTGCAGTGGGATTAATATCGGATTCAATGCTTGTACTCCAATTGTATTGAGCTCTGGAACCATTGCCGGAGCAATCGAGGGTGCCGGGTGGGGAATCCCATCATTGGCTTTTTCACATCATGTGGCCGAGGAGGATTATGACTTTTTGCGCAAAAATCACGGCAAGGCTAGTGGGACATTGGAGGAATCTCTTCGTGCATCATCCGCGCATGCAGTCGCATTCGCTGGCGAATTGCTAGGTCAGCCAGTTCCGCGACCTATCGTTCATAACTACAACTTTCCCATGGGAACGAAATCCGATACCATGGTTGAACGTACCGAACCATTGCCCATTTCCCTGATGAAATTATTTGAGCGTGATACGGCGGCGACTTTTCGATTCCGTTATCCGGATGGAGTTGAATTACCGCGAGAAGGAAATTACGACATGCCCTGTCTTTTACGTGGAAATATCAGCTATTCCATCCTGGACTTGAATCGTATTGGTGAAATTTCTTGA
- a CDS encoding DUF4465 domain-containing protein, which produces MYKTIQTTLAALTMCSLANAFVIDFESADLPADSFDTGPIATGETTETENPFGSDGLLITTTGTFDFLGGVSFSNVFNLYENPPGTESTTYWNGFALSNVVDTTTPGIPNQYAVITGGGFERGSGVVEGSNYGVVYNPSQGSAVIEIPEELGGLQGIMITNTTYAYLSMANGDSFAKQFEQGDWFQLNIIALDDEDNVAGSTNIFLADFRSSNPDDHYILDEWNYVRLDQFGDATTKLQFQLYSSDTGQFGMNTPAYFAVDDLLLTATAFAGADPLTENWNASGWFGQYYDAELPWVYHETLEWIYLDPTSIPSDVEFWTELWGWVSTSAEAYPWVYQFDTGEWLYYFEGSSEPWVYYDSGTNEVVEVD; this is translated from the coding sequence ATGTATAAAACCATCCAAACAACTCTGGCGGCACTGACCATGTGCAGCCTTGCGAACGCATTTGTCATCGATTTTGAGAGCGCCGACCTTCCGGCGGATTCTTTCGACACGGGTCCAATCGCCACCGGCGAAACCACTGAGACAGAGAATCCCTTCGGCTCAGACGGACTGCTCATCACAACAACTGGCACTTTCGACTTCCTCGGGGGCGTAAGCTTCAGTAACGTTTTTAACCTTTACGAAAATCCTCCGGGAACCGAGTCAACCACTTACTGGAATGGTTTTGCGCTTTCCAATGTTGTAGACACGACAACTCCAGGCATTCCAAATCAATATGCTGTGATTACCGGAGGAGGTTTCGAACGCGGAAGTGGTGTCGTGGAAGGCAGCAACTATGGTGTCGTATATAATCCAAGCCAAGGCAGTGCCGTTATAGAAATCCCAGAAGAGCTGGGTGGTCTGCAAGGGATCATGATAACAAATACGACTTATGCCTATTTATCCATGGCTAATGGTGATAGCTTCGCGAAGCAGTTTGAACAAGGAGACTGGTTTCAGTTGAACATCATAGCCTTGGACGACGAAGATAATGTAGCGGGAAGCACTAACATTTTTCTGGCGGATTTTCGCTCCAGCAATCCCGATGACCACTACATCCTGGATGAGTGGAACTACGTGAGACTTGATCAATTTGGTGATGCAACAACCAAACTCCAATTCCAACTTTACTCATCAGATACGGGTCAGTTTGGCATGAACACACCAGCCTACTTCGCCGTAGATGACTTGCTTCTCACCGCGACAGCCTTCGCAGGAGCCGATCCGCTAACCGAAAACTGGAATGCTTCTGGCTGGTTTGGCCAATATTACGATGCTGAGCTCCCATGGGTTTACCATGAAACTCTCGAATGGATTTACCTGGACCCTACAAGCATCCCGAGTGATGTAGAATTCTGGACTGAGCTCTGGGGTTGGGTATCTACCAGCGCTGAAGCTTATCCTTGGGTGTATCAATTCGACACAGGCGAATGGCTTTACTATTTTGAAGGTAGTTCAGAGCCATGGGTATACTACGACTCAGGCACCAACGAGGTTGTCGAAGTTGATTAG
- a CDS encoding response regulator transcription factor, translated as MKDIDTITVFLVEDHELVLRGLSQLLEECHDINIVGTASTVESAIDQIRKQQPDVALIDLRLSDGMGTDVVRGMSSMESPPKSLILTSYVEEPLILDAMSANVNGYILKNVEGEELLDSIRSVCAGKAVYSNDVSAAMASLVRGETEYGSQTAKIDSLSNQEYRVLVEVSKGSANKDIAERLCLTEKTVKNYLSNVLSKLNLTTRTEAAVSFVKHGRIRE; from the coding sequence ATGAAAGATATTGATACAATAACTGTTTTTCTTGTGGAAGATCATGAGCTGGTGCTGCGTGGCCTTAGTCAATTACTTGAAGAATGCCATGACATTAATATTGTTGGGACTGCGAGCACAGTAGAGAGCGCTATAGACCAGATTAGAAAACAACAACCCGACGTTGCACTTATCGACCTTAGATTATCGGATGGTATGGGAACTGATGTTGTCAGGGGCATGAGCTCAATGGAATCACCTCCTAAGTCCTTGATTTTAACTTCTTATGTTGAAGAACCGCTCATCCTGGATGCAATGTCAGCCAACGTAAATGGCTACATACTTAAGAATGTGGAAGGTGAGGAATTGCTGGATTCTATTCGAAGTGTATGTGCTGGGAAAGCTGTCTACTCCAACGATGTTTCCGCAGCAATGGCAAGTCTTGTTCGCGGGGAGACGGAATATGGAAGTCAAACTGCTAAAATTGATTCTCTTTCCAATCAGGAATATCGTGTCCTGGTCGAAGTCAGTAAGGGGAGTGCCAACAAGGATATTGCCGAGCGGTTGTGTTTAACCGAAAAGACAGTTAAGAATTATCTTAGCAATGTATTAAGTAAACTGAATCTCACAACTCGGACAGAAGCCGCGGTTTCTTTTGTCAAACACGGTCGTATTCGAGAATAG
- a CDS encoding sensor histidine kinase yields MALSIGLLILVLLSWYQFIEHQQCLDRIVSTYVDSYGHQIDSIIDLTEEELMGLVPEYSNAIQYRTGQGLQGQPAITFRGIHPIPAIDEARSIVTWHSSGLFAGLLLFCVLFIAIVLFIMIVPLKRLSRALDSGNDDELKAVKFPGHEWDNLAKLVAQSIRQRKELVNEIDQRREVEDALVESEMKLRASIAERERIARDLHDGVIQSVYATGLQLEAARIDLKQDPGKVAPMLNNARKSLNLVIEDIRGFIMGLAPRDLVETGFQGSVERMLNPLRASGIQVELQINEDALHSLSDEQRLNFFFVFQELLSNVVRHSGAKYVKVYLIRNGDTIELIVDDDGDWSDKAPALGEGNGLKNVRKRADSIAATFSIELDEPGWTRALFRMPQPG; encoded by the coding sequence GTGGCTTTATCGATCGGCCTGTTGATTCTTGTTTTACTTTCCTGGTATCAATTTATTGAGCACCAACAGTGTTTGGATAGGATCGTATCGACTTATGTCGATAGCTACGGTCATCAGATTGATAGTATCATTGACTTAACTGAAGAGGAGTTGATGGGCTTAGTACCTGAATATAGCAACGCTATCCAATACCGAACAGGCCAAGGTTTGCAGGGGCAACCAGCTATCACTTTCAGGGGGATTCATCCGATACCTGCCATAGATGAGGCAAGATCGATTGTGACTTGGCATTCGTCAGGTCTTTTTGCCGGGCTCCTTCTGTTTTGTGTCCTGTTTATCGCTATTGTTTTATTCATCATGATTGTTCCGTTAAAACGGTTAAGTCGCGCACTTGATAGCGGTAATGATGATGAGTTGAAAGCGGTGAAATTTCCGGGTCACGAGTGGGACAACCTGGCCAAGCTTGTTGCGCAGTCAATTCGCCAAAGAAAAGAGCTTGTTAATGAGATCGATCAACGCCGTGAAGTTGAAGATGCATTAGTTGAAAGTGAGATGAAACTTCGAGCTTCAATTGCTGAACGGGAGCGAATTGCACGCGACTTGCATGATGGTGTTATTCAATCGGTATACGCCACAGGCTTGCAGTTGGAAGCGGCAAGGATTGATTTGAAGCAGGACCCGGGAAAAGTGGCACCAATGCTGAATAATGCTAGGAAATCATTAAATTTAGTTATCGAAGATATTCGAGGTTTTATTATGGGCTTGGCACCACGGGATCTTGTTGAGACTGGATTCCAGGGAAGTGTAGAGAGAATGCTTAATCCTTTACGTGCTTCCGGTATTCAAGTCGAGCTTCAGATTAATGAAGATGCACTGCATTCATTAAGTGATGAGCAACGCTTGAATTTCTTTTTTGTTTTTCAGGAATTGTTGAGCAATGTAGTTCGTCACTCGGGAGCCAAGTATGTTAAAGTATATCTCATCCGAAATGGCGATACAATTGAGCTGATCGTTGATGATGATGGTGATTGGAGTGATAAGGCTCCAGCTTTGGGAGAAGGGAATGGGCTTAAGAATGTAAGGAAAAGAGCCGATAGTATTGCTGCAACTTTTTCCATTGAACTTGATGAGCCGGGTTGGACAAGAGCTTTATTTAGGATGCCTCAGCCTGGCTGA
- a CDS encoding transcriptional repressor codes for MTHRVRHTKQRAAILDTLEAMNRPLSLDEIQVGARERCPGIGERTIFRNLKEMMDEYLLVRVFLPGKPTLYELPTGEHRPHFICRNCDQVFQLPGETPEVMSRYKAPPEFEIDGEDVVFFGRCPACKK; via the coding sequence ATGACTCACAGAGTAAGACATACAAAGCAGCGTGCTGCGATTCTCGATACGCTTGAGGCGATGAATCGACCGTTGAGCTTGGATGAAATACAAGTGGGAGCCCGTGAACGTTGTCCGGGCATCGGTGAGCGCACGATCTTCCGCAACCTGAAGGAAATGATGGATGAATATTTACTTGTCAGAGTATTTCTACCAGGGAAGCCCACGCTTTACGAGTTGCCCACAGGAGAGCATCGCCCTCATTTCATCTGTCGAAATTGCGATCAGGTTTTCCAGCTCCCCGGCGAAACACCAGAGGTCATGTCGCGTTACAAAGCGCCACCTGAATTCGAAATTGACGGTGAGGATGTTGTGTTCTTCGGCAGATGTCCTGCGTGCAAGAAGTAA
- a CDS encoding AraC family transcriptional regulator: MKLSRENVQPLHGSSFACLDFDLPEFDHDHHYHPEVELTWIVESEGERQVGDSIEAFQEGDIVLIGENLPHRYRNWKSGRARSKVIQFKPDLFGADFFKLSELAQIAHLLNEANRGLTFSDTTNASVRRQINKIFNTAPGPIQITRLIELLHTLSEDNERTQLASIIYAEPTKLKKIDRLQRVLNYLEAHWQDPVTLNEAAQIAALHPQSMSRFFQQHLGMTFQEYLVQLRLGRAAKLLLETNRTIADIAFDSGFNNLANFNRHFQKFYNQTPSVYRNR; encoded by the coding sequence ATGAAGTTATCCAGAGAGAATGTCCAACCCCTACACGGAAGCTCCTTTGCCTGCCTTGATTTCGACTTGCCTGAATTTGACCATGATCACCACTACCATCCTGAAGTCGAGCTAACGTGGATCGTTGAGAGCGAAGGAGAACGCCAGGTCGGAGACTCGATCGAAGCCTTTCAAGAAGGTGATATCGTCCTGATCGGGGAAAACTTGCCGCACAGATATAGAAACTGGAAAAGCGGACGCGCCCGCTCAAAAGTAATCCAATTCAAACCAGACCTTTTCGGTGCAGACTTTTTCAAGCTCAGTGAATTGGCACAAATCGCCCACTTGTTAAATGAGGCCAATCGTGGGCTGACTTTTTCCGACACAACAAACGCAAGCGTTCGGCGTCAGATCAATAAGATTTTCAATACGGCACCAGGCCCAATTCAAATCACCCGCTTAATCGAATTGCTTCACACACTAAGCGAAGACAACGAACGAACACAGCTTGCCAGCATCATTTACGCAGAGCCCACCAAACTGAAAAAAATCGATCGCCTGCAGCGAGTCCTGAACTATCTCGAAGCCCATTGGCAGGATCCGGTTACACTTAATGAAGCAGCTCAGATTGCTGCCTTACACCCTCAGTCTATGAGTCGTTTTTTTCAACAACACCTTGGGATGACTTTTCAGGAGTATCTGGTCCAACTTCGTCTGGGGCGTGCTGCTAAATTACTTCTGGAAACAAACCGAACTATCGCAGATATCGCCTTTGACTCGGGATTCAACAACCTCGCCAACTTCAACAGACACTTTCAAAAGTTTTATAATCAGACGCCAAGCGTATATCGAAATCGATAG
- a CDS encoding HTTM domain-containing protein, translated as MDSKISGGTISKIAAIFAFDLRSLAAFRIGLGVLILWDLVDRLPDLKAHYTDAGLFPRSLLDDAFWNFGWHWSLHSLSGELWLQIVLFCLAGLTGLALLCGWKTRWATLVSWILLCSLHARNPAVLHGGDALLRQLLFFSIFLPLGTKWSFDSKSNNKQSSNQLVFNLASMALVLQVSSVYWFSLYFKSDPMWTDTFEAIWYTLNYEFIAKPLGVWLTQFPEALRMLTIGTLALEAVGPLVVMLSWRKPWLRFAAICLFWVFHLGIWSTVAIGSFSAVCIIAWLPLIPGSIWEYLGKNQATDRKPTTPVLSGGIPSQLIPGIAILLILSWNASLADKGGDSEILPNWFKTVVRTPMLNQRWMAFSNEKGIRWSGWMVIEGTDTSGRHWDLIDGRELSDREKPESLYNRFPSERWRKGVRHYLSPKVSDEDKRLFSRFFRNILENEAIKNNPISKVRVLYYVRWIEPHDQEASETYHEYEFFAHSFEPQDSV; from the coding sequence ATGGATTCAAAGATAAGCGGAGGCACCATAAGCAAAATTGCGGCGATTTTTGCTTTTGATCTGCGTTCTTTGGCTGCTTTCCGAATCGGATTGGGTGTTTTAATCCTATGGGATCTTGTTGATCGGCTACCTGATCTAAAAGCGCATTACACTGACGCTGGTTTGTTCCCTCGATCTTTGCTGGATGATGCATTTTGGAATTTCGGTTGGCACTGGAGTCTCCACAGCCTTAGCGGAGAGCTCTGGTTGCAAATAGTACTCTTTTGCCTGGCTGGGCTGACTGGGCTTGCCCTTCTATGTGGCTGGAAAACTCGATGGGCGACTCTGGTCTCATGGATTTTGCTTTGCTCACTGCATGCGCGCAACCCGGCAGTATTGCACGGAGGTGATGCCCTACTCCGCCAACTTCTTTTCTTCTCCATCTTCCTGCCACTGGGAACGAAATGGTCATTTGATTCAAAATCCAACAATAAGCAGAGCTCAAACCAACTCGTTTTCAATCTCGCGAGCATGGCTCTGGTCTTACAGGTTTCATCCGTATACTGGTTCTCTCTCTATTTTAAATCTGATCCTATGTGGACGGATACATTTGAGGCAATTTGGTATACCCTGAATTACGAGTTCATAGCCAAACCCCTCGGAGTCTGGTTAACGCAATTCCCAGAAGCCCTGCGAATGCTAACCATTGGCACTCTCGCTCTGGAAGCAGTTGGCCCACTGGTCGTAATGCTGAGTTGGCGCAAGCCCTGGCTTCGCTTTGCGGCAATCTGTCTTTTCTGGGTGTTTCATCTTGGTATCTGGAGCACTGTAGCTATTGGCAGCTTTTCTGCAGTTTGCATTATTGCCTGGCTACCTCTTATCCCAGGAAGCATCTGGGAATACTTAGGCAAAAACCAAGCCACTGACCGGAAGCCAACAACACCAGTCCTATCAGGAGGCATTCCCAGCCAGCTTATTCCTGGGATTGCGATCCTACTCATCCTCTCTTGGAATGCTTCACTGGCAGATAAAGGTGGTGATTCCGAAATACTGCCAAATTGGTTTAAAACGGTCGTGAGAACCCCGATGCTAAACCAACGCTGGATGGCATTCTCCAATGAAAAGGGAATTCGATGGTCTGGATGGATGGTGATCGAGGGAACTGATACCAGCGGAAGGCACTGGGACCTCATCGATGGACGGGAACTGTCAGATCGCGAAAAGCCAGAATCACTCTATAATCGCTTTCCCAGTGAACGCTGGCGAAAGGGAGTGAGGCACTATCTTTCTCCCAAAGTGTCAGACGAAGACAAAAGGCTTTTTTCCCGCTTCTTCAGAAACATCTTGGAGAATGAAGCAATAAAGAACAATCCCATCTCCAAGGTGCGTGTTCTCTATTATGTTCGTTGGATTGAACCCCACGATCAAGAGGCAAGCGAAACCTATCATGAGTATGAGTTTTTTGCTCATAGTTTTGAGCCGCAGGATTCCGTCTGA